The DNA sequence TGGCGTTGCACGTATGGGGCTCGCGACTTTCCTTCGGAGTTCACTCGCCGGTCGTGGTCCTGCTCCGCTGGTAGTGCCGGCGTGCTTTCATGCGGTTGCCGCAGATGGCCATCGAGCACCACCGGGCAGTGTTGGGCTTGCTGCGATCGATCAGGAACAGCTGGCATTCGGAGTTGGCGCAGGGGCGCAGCCGGCTGGGACTGGAGATCCGTAACGCGTCCCAGGCGAGTATCACGCGCGCGACGGCTTGGGAGGTCTTGCTCGCGGACAGGGTCCAGGCGATGCCATCGTCAGACAGGACGGGGGTCAGCTCAACGCCGTTGAGGAATGGCTGCAAGGTCTGCGGGGCCAGCTCGCCACGCACCACCGCCTGCAGCGCGGCCCGGACGTCACGAAGTTCCTCAAGCTGCGCCCCGGCGAGGGCGATGCCGTGCGCATTCAGCCACGCCTGCGTGCTGGCCGGATCTTCGAGCTCGTCGTGTGGCACGCCATCGATGACCGGAGTGGTGTTGAGCAGGTCTAGCAGCAGGGCCTCGTCGGCGGGCCCGGTCGCAATAATTTCCATATAACCTCCAAAATGCTATTGACAGGTTACACCACGAGTGTTTGACTCCTAACTATCAACAGTTATTTAAGGGGTTAGCTATGGTTACTTCTGTCCGGTACCAGTACGCCACCGTCGCCTGGCGACGCTTGTTCTATCGGGAGGCCGGAAGCCCTGATGCGCCGGCGATCGTGCTGCTGCACGGCTTTCCGACCAGCTCGTACATGTTCCGGGACCTCATCACTCGCCTGGCGGATGACTATCACGTGATCGCTCCCGATCACCTCGGCTTCGGCTACTCGGACATGCCGCTGGTGACCGAGTTCGACTACACCTTCGACAATCTCGCCACACTCACCCAGGGGCTACTGGATCACCTCGGGCTCCAGCGTTACGCGATCTACGTCCAGGACTACGGGGCGCCGATCGGTTGGCGGCTGGTGCTGAACCGGCCCGAATCCATCAGCGCGATCATCACGCAGAGCGGCAACGGCTACGACGAGGGCTTCGTCGAAACCTTCTGGAAAACCGTCTGGGACTACCAGCGTGAGCAGACTGCGGTGACGGAGGCGGCCATCCGCACGGCGCTCGATGTCGAGTCGATCAAATGGCAGTACCTGACCGGCGTGCCGGACGAGTCGCTGGTCAGCCCGGATACCTGGACCCTGGACGCTGCGCTGCTGGCTCGCCCCGGCAATGACGAGATTCAGCTCAAGCTGTTCCGGGACTACGCCACCAATCCGCCGATGTACCCCGCTCTGCACGAGTACCTGCGCACCAGCGGAGTTCCGGTGCTGGCCGTCTGGGGACAAGGGGACCCGATCTTTGGGCCGGCGGGCGCCCAGGCCTTCGGCAGGGACGCGCGCAATGCTGAGATTCACCTGCTCGACGGCGGCCACTTCTTGCTGGAGACCGCCGCCGGTGAAGTCGCCGAACTGGTCAAAGACTTCTTGCGCCGGGTCGGCGGCTGCCGGTGACCGGCATGGTCGGCGAAACGCGCCCCGCGGTGCTGGTCTTCGACGTCAACGAAACGCTCCTCGACATTGAGGCGTTAGAGCCCCTTTTCGCGAGGCTTTTCGAGCGCCCCGGCGTGCTGCGAGAGTGGTTCGGCCAACTGATCACCTATTCGATGACCGTGACCCTGTCGAGGTGTTACGCAGACTTCTTTGCCCTGGGGCGGGCCACGCTGCGGATGCTCGCCGAAATACACCGGGTTCCGCTGAGTGATGACGATGTGGCCACCGTGGCTCGCGCGCTGGCCACCATGCCGGCGCACCCCGACGTCGCGCAAGGCCTTTCGCGTCTACGCGACGACGGATACCGGTTGGCGGCGCTGACCAACTCGCCGAACTCGCCTGGTCGGCCAACGCCGTTGGCACATACGGGACTGGCCGGCTATTTCGAGCGGCAGTTCAGCGTCGACGAGCTTGAGGTCTTCAAACCGGCAACGGCGCTGTATCGGCACACCGCAGACGGGCTGGGGGTACCGCCCTATGCCTGCATGATGGTCGCCGCGCACGCCTGGGACACCATCGGTGCGCAGGCTGCCGGGTTCGGTGCTGCCCTCATCACCCGACCCGGCAACGCGCCGTTGCGAATCGAGGGAGTACACCAGCCCGACTTCATCGCGCCCGACTTGCTCGATCTTGCGCGACAAATGGCGGAAGCGTTCGAAAAGTAATTCGTATCAGCACTAGTCAAAGGAGCAGACCATGGGTGCAAAAAGCACGCCGGACCTTCCTGTTGCGCCCGCAGTGGTGCGCGAAGTTCCAGGCGGCCCAACCATGCGGGCGATCATTCTCGACGGGTTCGGCGACCTGGACGTCTTGACCTACACCGACATTCCCAAGCCGCTGCCGAAGCGTGGCGAGGTGGTGATCAGGGTCAAGGGATTCGGCATTAATCACGCCGAAATGCACATGCGTCGAGGCGAGTGGGCGCAGGCCGCCGAGGTCAGTGGTATCGAATGCGTCGGCGT is a window from the Mycobacterium sp. SVM_VP21 genome containing:
- a CDS encoding alpha/beta hydrolase gives rise to the protein MVTSVRYQYATVAWRRLFYREAGSPDAPAIVLLHGFPTSSYMFRDLITRLADDYHVIAPDHLGFGYSDMPLVTEFDYTFDNLATLTQGLLDHLGLQRYAIYVQDYGAPIGWRLVLNRPESISAIITQSGNGYDEGFVETFWKTVWDYQREQTAVTEAAIRTALDVESIKWQYLTGVPDESLVSPDTWTLDAALLARPGNDEIQLKLFRDYATNPPMYPALHEYLRTSGVPVLAVWGQGDPIFGPAGAQAFGRDARNAEIHLLDGGHFLLETAAGEVAELVKDFLRRVGGCR
- a CDS encoding CGNR zinc finger domain-containing protein, with translation MEIIATGPADEALLLDLLNTTPVIDGVPHDELEDPASTQAWLNAHGIALAGAQLEELRDVRAALQAVVRGELAPQTLQPFLNGVELTPVLSDDGIAWTLSASKTSQAVARVILAWDALRISSPSRLRPCANSECQLFLIDRSKPNTARWCSMAICGNRMKARRHYQRSRTTTGE
- a CDS encoding haloacid dehalogenase type II, whose amino-acid sequence is MVGETRPAVLVFDVNETLLDIEALEPLFARLFERPGVLREWFGQLITYSMTVTLSRCYADFFALGRATLRMLAEIHRVPLSDDDVATVARALATMPAHPDVAQGLSRLRDDGYRLAALTNSPNSPGRPTPLAHTGLAGYFERQFSVDELEVFKPATALYRHTADGLGVPPYACMMVAAHAWDTIGAQAAGFGAALITRPGNAPLRIEGVHQPDFIAPDLLDLARQMAEAFEK